CAACAATGGCGAACGTCTTGAAACTTATGCAATTCCTGGCCCTAGAGGAAGTGGTGAAATTACTTTAAATGGAGCAGCTGCTCGTAAAGTTGCAAAAGGAGATATTCTTATTCTTATTACTTATGGTATGATGACCATGGATGAGGCTAAGAACTTTAAACCGTCTTTAGTGTTTC
This region of Croceibacter atlanticus HTCC2559 genomic DNA includes:
- the panD gene encoding aspartate 1-decarboxylase — its product is MLVTVVKSKIHRVKVTGADLNYIGSITIDEDLMDAANLVEGEKVQIVNNNNGERLETYAIPGPRGSGEITLNGAAARKVAKGDILILITYGMMTMDEAKNFKPSLVFPNEENNLLK